The nucleotide window TAGGGCGTGTGGCTCAGGAAGCCGCTCGGGATGCCATTGGACTCCAGAAAGAACAGCCGCAGTTCGCCGGAACGGTTCGCCACCAGATCGGTGCAGGTGAGCGTGAAGCGTCCGTCCTTGGCCGGCACCGTGGTGGCGGTGGGTGAATCGTAGTCGTTGCCGCCGGCCGGGTCGTTGTAGGCGATCACACCATAGACCGGAACTTTCGAAGTCACCTTGCCGGAGACCACGATGGTCTTGCCCTCCGCCTTGAACGACAGATCGGATGGCACCGCGGTGGGCTTGTCGCGCATGCCCTTCACCGAGCCGCAGAACAATGGATGGGAAGCGAGCCGCAGGGCATCGACGAGCGGGATGAAGCTGCCCAAACCTTCACCGCGCTGGGCGGCCCGGTACTCGCGGTTGCCCGAGCCCATCAGGGAAACGCCGCAGGCCTCGTGCTGGTCCTTGCGTTCCAGGCAATGCGGCAGGCTCAGGGCGTGTCCGAGTTCATGGGCGATGCCGCCGATGAAGATCGAGTTGTAGCGGCCCATCGAGATGTTTCCATACTGGCCGTCCTGGACCTTGTCCCCCTTGTTCGCAAGTTGGCTGAGCTCGAGGATCGGTGAATCCACCTGCCAGGCGCAGCCGTTGCGGTTGGTACCAGAAGCATAGTAGGGACTGTTCTGGGAGATGGTCCGTTTTTCCGGATCCCAGTTCGACATGTTGCAGAACAGGACGATCGTTTCGTTCTCGAGATCGACCCCTTCCGCCTTGAACTGCGCCTTGCATTCGCCGCGGATTTCATCCCCGCTCGGGACGGAGTAGTGGGTATAGGGTTGCTTGCCCTTGACCACATGGATGTTGATGAGCCCGTCCGCGGCGTGATCGAGATTGAAGGTGCGCGGGCCGAAGCCGGTTTTTTCCATCTCCTCGGCATAGAACTTCCGGATGTCCTCCATGATGGTGGAGAGCCGCTCGCGGTAGCGGGGCGCGGGTTCGCGGTCGGCGGGGCTCTAGTAGACGATGTGGAGCTTGCGCTCCGCACGCTCGGGATTCTGCTTCTGCCAGCCATCGAGAATCGCCCGGGCTACGGGTGCCTGGGCGGCGATTTCTTCCTGCGGTGTCAGGGCGGAGGCGGGAAGAACGAGGAGAGGGAGTAACAACAAACGGTTCATGGGCGGGGGAAATACCGTCCCAGCCGGGCGGATTTGTCCGGTAAATTCCGCGAATTTCTCGGGCGGCTTCTACGAGGATTGGGGCAGATCGCGGAAAAACAGGCATCTCCAGCCGTCGCCGAGATCCACTTCGTTCACGGTTCCCGGGATTTTCGGGGCGTTCGATTTCACGAAGCCACAGCGCCCGTCCGCCATCACGCAGGTCCACAGGAAGACATTGCCGTCCGTATCCACCTCCGCCGAGTTGATGCGGTAGCAACCAGCCCAGGTGCCGGAGGGGAGGCGGCCGTTCAGAACCTCGGTCGCGGCGAAATCCATCGCATTGCGGGAGCCGGCAAAGGTGGCCCGCAGCGGAAGCTGGGTGGCGGCCAGCAGGGACATGACAGCCGCGAAAGCGCAGGCCATCGCCCGGCCCGGAGTCGCCAGGCCCGGTCGCCCCACGCAGAAGGAACCCGCGCCCAGGGCAAACAAGCCGGCCGGCACGAACACCAGGATCGGAGGTACCCGGATCAGCCAGCCAAGGGCGGAGGTGATGAAGACCGTCAGACACGCGGAACCCCACAGCCAGGCTCCCGCCTTCATGCTCCACGATCCCGCACCACGGACCGAATCGTCCGTAGCAGGATCAGAGGATGGAGGTGAATGTCGTCGCATGATCAGGAGGGGGACGGATCATCTTCGCGGCGATAATCGTTTAGTAATAAATAATAATTAGGCAAATCATAATTTTTGGATAGAGTAGTTGGTCGGATTATCGCTCGGCGTTATGCCTCCCGCGATAAAAGTATTGGGGTGGCGTGGATGGGGAATTTTTGTCCGACCGTCGTTGTACGCCGGATGGCTCATCTTTATCGCTCCGGATAGATAGGTCGCTTTGCGATATGGGAATTCCGGCGGGGGGGCGGATGTGTGGTTCGCCCGGGCTTGGCCGGGAATGGATGACGAATGATTACCGGACTGTTGTCTCGGTTTCGGAGCCGTTTATTCGCACTTTGACTTTCTCCGGCCCTGTGGGTTGGGAGCGGTGGATTTCGTATTGGGTGACCCGTCCGTCCTTCCAAGCCATGTCCACGGTGTATTCGGGAATCATTTCCGCCGCGCCGACCGGGAGGTTTTTCACCGAGCCGTCTTTCCATTCCTCCGGGAGTGCGGGGAGCAGGATCACGGTGCCGTTCTTTTCCTCGACCAACTTGGAGCGGACGTCGCTCTTCACCGTGGCGGGCAGGCAGAGGCGGGTCAGGTAGCGTCCGTATTGGTCCATCAGAACCGCCAGGCCCGGATCATTGGTTTGCCAGTTGGAGGCCTTCAGCCGCTCGTCGGTGGGTTTGGCGGCCGCTTCGTGGCCACCGAGATCGATCACGCAGCCGCCCATGCGGGTCCGGTGTGCGGAGACGTGGGCTTCCAGCGCCTTGTGCCAGAGCTTGCTGGCATCCGGGTGTTCGGCCCCCGGATCATATTTCGCGGCCAGCTTCGCGAGGCTGCCCGCCCCGGTGGACACCACGATCAGGGCTTCTCCTTCGCCGCGCACCACCATGTCATTGCCCTCGGGGGCGACTTCGGATTCGAAGGGGAAGACCCACAGCCGGGATTTGCTTGCAGCCAGTTCGCCGCGATTTCCGGTGGGTTTTGTTCCCGGTTCGGCGAAACCCGTTCGGAAACCAAGCGCGCCGGGCATGTCCGCCAGCAGATGGATCAGGAAGACATCGTCCGCGAGGCTGGCCAGTTCCGTGCAGGTGATCGTGCTGCCGCCCCGCTTCCAGGTGGCCGTGGCCACCCCGGTGTCCAGATCGAGGGCGCGGCGGTAGTTCCGGGGCTCCTGATCGCCATCCAGCCACTCAAGGGTGATCCGGGTGTCACCTTGCTCGATGCGTTCCTTTTTGGGATCTCCATAGACCCGCCATGGCTGCCCGTTTCCGTCACCCAAAGGAAACGCTTCGGCCTCCGTCCCCGCCGGCTGGGGGTACCACAGCTCGGACGGCGAGGCTGTCAGGCAGCAGACGGAAAGCAGGAGGGCGAACAGGCAGCGCATGGGGATGGGAAATCCGGGATGAGGCATTCAGCACCAGAATGACGGTCCTTTCAGCGGAAATCCGGAAATCAGGAGGGAAAATCCCATTTCCATCCGGAGGAACCCGTTCGCTTTAAGCGGTTTTGCCTTGCCAAGAACCGCGCCATCCCGTACCCCGCGCGTCCCTTCACGCGCCGCCCATCCACCAACGGGAAATCGGAGGGACTCCAAAAGCGGCGGATTTTCCTGAAATCGCCCGTCCTGAATCAAGGCGGGACACACAGAATACCAATGATCAACGAACTTATCTCCGAGATGGTGGACGCCGGCGTCCACTACGGTCACCAGACCAAGAAGTGGAACCCGAAGATGAAGCCCTTCCTCATGAAGGACAAGGGTGGCATCTACATCATCAACCTCGAAAAGACCGTCCAGCAGCTCGACAAGGCCGCTGACTTCCTTTCCGAGCTTGCCGGCAAGGGTAAGAAGATCCTTTTCGTCGGCTGCAAGCGCCAGGCCCAGGACGCCGTCCGTGAGGCCGCCGAGGCGACCGGCCAGTTCTACGTGAACCACCGCTGGCTCGGTGGCATGCTCACCAACAGCGCCACCGTGCGCAAGTCGGTCGAGCGCCTCAAGTACCTCGAAAACATCGAGAAGCAGCCGGAATTCAAGGCCATGTCCAAGAAGGAGCTCGCCGCCCTCGGCCGTGAGCGCGAGAAGCTCCTGCGCAACCTCAAGGGCGTGCGCGGCATGGAGCAGAAGCCGGACGCCGTGGTGATCGTGGACTCCGCCCGTGAGTCCATCGCCGTGGCTGAGGCCCGCCGCCTGGAAATCCCGATCGTCGCGATCGTGGACACCAATGCCGACCCGTCCGTGGTGCAGTACCCGATCCCGGCCAACGACGACGCGATCCGCTCGATCCGCATCGTGCTCCAGAACCTGGTGGACGCCATCGTCGTCTCCGCCAAGGCCTGACCGCTTTGTCACGCGGGCGGCCTTGGCACCACCATAGGCCGCCCGTTTTGTTTTCCTACCACCGCTTTCCAACGAACCGCTCATTATGATCACCGCTTCCCTCGTCAACGACCTCCGCAAGAAGACCAACGCCGGCATGATGGACTGCAAGCGCGCCCTCGAAGAGACCCAGGGCGACCTTGAAGCCGCCGCGAAGCTCCTGCGCGAGAAGGGCATCGTGAAGGCCTCCTCGAAGGCCGACCGCGCCGCCAACGAAGGCATCATCACCGCCCGCCTCTCCGAGAACGGCAAGTCCGGCATCCTCCTCGAAGTGAACTGCGAGACCGACTTCGTGTCCCGCAACGACAACTTCCAGGGCTTCGTCAACGGCCTCGCCGACACCCTCATCGCCAGCAGCGCCGCCGATCTCGACGCCGCCCAGCAGGTGTCCTTCCTCGGTGCTCCGGTGGAAGAAACCGTGAAGGCCAAGATCGCCGAAGTCGGTGAGAACCTCCAGTTCCGCAAGTATGTCCGCTTCGACGCCGCCGGTGAAGGCGCCGTGTCCTCCTACATCCACATGGGTGGCAAGGTCGGCGTGCTCATCGAAGTCGGTGCTGGCAATGCCGAAACCGCCTCCACCGCCGGCTTCCGCGAACTGGTGAAGGACCTCACCCTCCACATCGCCGCCGCCGCTCCGCGCGGTCTGTCCCGCGAGGACATCCCGGCCGACGTGGTGGAAGCGGAGAAGGACATCTTCCGCGCCCAGCTCGCCGACTCCGGCAAGCCGGCCAACATCATCGAGAACATCATCAACGGCAAGATCGCCAAGTACTTCGCCGAGAGCTGCTTCCTCGAGCAGGGCTTCGTGAAGGACCCGGACACCTCCATCACCAAGCTGCTCGAAGCCAAGGGTAAGGAGCTCGGCGACACGCTCACCGTGCGCCGCTTCGTCCGCTTCGGCCTCGGCGAATAAGGTTCCGTGGCGGCGCTTTCCAAGCGCCCGGCCCCTGAATTTGAAGGCACCCGCTTCCGCAAGGAGGCGGGTGTTTTTGTTTCTTTCAAGGAGGAGGCATCCGGAAGCCGGGATATTTGTCCAATAGATCTCCGGAGCTTGAACGGGCAGGATCGCGCCATGAATTTGAAGCGCCTTCTCCTCGCCCGATGCGCGATCCATTTTTGCGTGGCTGTGTTCGTGGGTGCCGGATTGTGCGGGGCTCAAGTGCCGCAAGCGCCCGGGAAGGCATTTACGCACCCGGGCTTGATGCACACGGAGACGGACTTCACCCGGATGCGGGCGAAGGTGAAGTCGGGGCAGAGTCCTTGGAAGGAAGGCTGGGACAAGTTGTGCGCAAGCTCGCAGGCGCAGTTGAATTGGAAGCCACGGCCCACGGAGATCGTCGTCCGGGGCGGGCAGGGGCAGAACTTCCCACTGCTCTTCAATGACGTGCATGCGTCGTACCAACTGGCGTTGCGGTGGAAGATCAGCGGTGAGACGTCCTATGCGGACAAGGCGGTCGAGATTCTCAACGCGTGGTCTGGCACGATGAAGGAGCTCAATGGAAACGCGGACCGCTTCCTGGGCGTGGGCATCTACGGCTACCAGTTCGCGAATGCCGCGGAGATCATGCGCACCTATCCGGGCTGGAAGCGCGAGGACTTCGCCCGTTTCCAGCAGATGATGCTGAAGGTGTTTTACCCGAAGAACCAACAGTTCCTCCAAGGGCACAACGGCGCGGCCATCACCAACTACTGGGCGAACTGGGATCTGTGCAACATCGCCGCCATGCAGGCGATCGGCATCCTGTGCGACCGACGCGACATCTATGACGAGGCGATGTCCTATTTCCAAAACGGCAAGGGCAATGGAGCCTTCGACAAGGCGATCTACTATGTCCACGATGGCAATCTCGGCCAGTGGCAGGAAGCCGGGCGCGACCAGGGTCACACCACGCTCGGCATCGCGCTGATGGGGCCGATCATGGAGACGGCGTGGAACCAGGGGCAGGATTGGTACAGCCGGGACAACAATCGCTTCCTCGCCGGCGCGGAGTATGTGGCGAAGTACAACCTCGGGCAGGACGTGCCCTTCGAGCCGTACATCTGGGGCACGGGGCCGAAGGGGGATCGCAAGGAACAAACGGTCGTGTCCGCAGACGGGCGTCCTGCTTTCCGGGCTGGATATGAACTGGTCTACAACCATTACGTAAACCGCATGGGTCTCGCGGCTCCGTATTCGGCGCAGTTCGCCGCGCATGTGCGACCGGAAGGCGGTGGCGGCGGACATGCCTCGTCTTTCGACCAACTCGGTTTCGGCACGTTGACCGCCACCCGCGATCCGGAGGTGAAGTATCCCAAGCCGAGCGGCCTCGTTGTCCGCAAGCGCGAGGGCAAGGCGGTGCTATCGTGGTGGGGAGCGCAGGGGGCGGAGTCCTACACCGTAAAACGTGCGACCACGGCGGAGGGGCCTTATACGACCGTCGCTGGTGGCATCAAGGATCTGCTCACCTACACGGATGCGCCTGCCGGAAATAGCTTCTACACTGTCACGGCCACGAAGGCGGGGAAAGAAAGCGCGCCCTCCAATGTGGTGAGCTTTGCATCTGCGCCGGTGCAAGGCGTCTATCTGAAGTTCGATGAGACCGCTGGCACGACCGTGGCGAATGCCGCGTCTTCTTCCGCCACAGGTCTCCTTCCGAACAAAGGTCTGTGGTCGCAAGGACGCATGGGCAATGCGGTGTTGCTGAATGGCAAGGACCAGTATGTGCAACTGCCTGCGGGCGTCGTGAGCAAGCTCTCCGGTTTTACCATCGCCACCTGGGTGAATCTTGAATCCACGGCGACGTGGTCACGGATCTTCGACTTCGGCGATGACCGCGGCCAGTGGATGTACCTCACACCGAACCGAGGGAATGGCATGCCGCGGTTCGAGGTTTCCACGGTCTACGGTTACAACGCCCAGCGCATCGAAGGCACGATCGCGTTTCCGGCCAAGGAATGGGTGCATGTCGCGGTGACGCTGTCCGGTGGAAAGGGAACGCTCTACCTCAATGGCGTGGAAGCAGGCAGCAACCCGGCCATCGACTTTCCGCCGTTCCGCCTCGGCAACACGCCGCGGAATTGGATCGGCCGCTCACAAACCGACCGTGATCCGTATCTCAACGGCAAGGTGGACGAGTTCCGTATCTACGATGGCGCGCTGACGCCTGCGCAAATCGCGGAGCTGGCGAAGGCCAAATGACGTGATGCGGCTCAACGCTGCTTCATCGGAGCTTCGATGATGCCCTCTTCAGTCTCTTGCTTGAGACGGAGCTGGCCGCAGGCGGCGTCGATGTCGTGGCCCTTTTCGAGACGCAGGGTCGCGGAAACGCCGGCGTTCTTGAGAATATCGCGGAAGGCCTTGCAGCGGGTTTCGCTCGGGCGCACCCACTCCAATCCCTCGACGGTGTTGTAGGGGATCAGATTCACCTTTGCGTTCAAACGCCGGGCATGCCCGGCGAGGATGCGGGCTTGCTCGAGCGAGTCGTTCACGTTGTCGATCAGGATGTACTCGAGCGTGAGGTGCTGCTTCTTCTTCGAGTTCCAGTAGTCGAGCGCGCCGAAGAGTTCGGCGGTGCCCCACTTCTTGTTCACCGGCATGATCTGGCCGCGGACATCGTCGGTCGCGCCGTGGAGCGAGATCGCCAGGCGGATCTGCTGCGGGTGATCGGCCAGCTTTTGAATCTGCGGGACGAGGCCGGAAGTGGAGATCGTCAGATGGCGCGCACCAAGATGGAGTCCCCAGTCCGAGGTGATGATCGAGACTGCGGCGAGCAGGTTGTCGAGGTTCGCCAGCGGTTCGCCCATGCCCATGAAGACGAGGTTGTCCACGCGCTCGCCGCTGAGCATTTCCGCCGCCAGCACCTGACCGGCGATTTCGGATGGCTGGAGATTGCGGGTGAATCCGGCGAGACCGGAGGCACAGAACTTGCAGCCATAGGCGCAGCCGACCTGGGAGGACACGCAGAGGGTGCGGCGGTCCGATTTCTCGCCATAGAGGGCGGGGTTGGCCGGAATGAGGACGCTTTCCACGTAGCGGTGGTCGTGGAGGCGGAAGAGGAATTTGCGGGTGGTGTCCTTGCTGCCCTGGGTGTGGGTGTGCTCCAGCGCGTGGAGGCGGAAATGCTCCGCCAGCTTCGCACGCAGGGCGGCGGACAGATTGGTCATCCCGTCGATCGAGGCGACCTTCTTTTTCCAGATCCAGTTGAGGATCTGCCCGGCCCGGAACGCGGGTTCGCCCTCACCCTTCAGCCATTCGGCGAGGGTTTCGGGGTTCATTCCGGTCAGGGCGGGCTGCGGATCGGTCACGAGGTTTCCGTAAGTCTTAATGGATGAATGGTAAATGGCGAATTCTCTTCCTTTGAGCAAAGGGCGGAAATGACCACGGATTGCACGGATTCAACGGATCGAATGAAGAGCTGGACCGCAGATGACACTGATGATGCAGATTGAAGAGGTGGATTTATTCAAATCTGCGAAATCAGCGTCATCTGCGGTCCCATCTCTCTTTCTCAAAAATCCGTGGTCAAAATCCCATGTGCTTACTCCTGCATCCCGCCTTGCCCTCGGCGTCCGGCTGGCTTGAATTGGGGCCGAACCACCGTCCACGACCATGGGAAGAGCCTTTGAATGCCGACGCCGCGCCAAGGAAGCACGCTGGGACACGATGTCTCGGGTGTTCCCGAAGCTTTCCAAAGCCATCACCATGGCCGCGAAGAACGGCGGCCCGGACCCGGCGGGCAATGCCCCGCTGCGCATGGCCATCGCCAATGCCAAGGCCCAGAACCTGCCGAAGGACAAGATCGACGCCGCCATCAAGCGCGCCGCCGGCAATGACGCTGCGGACATCGTGGAAGTCTACTACGAGGGCAAGGGCCCGCACGGCAGCCTGTTCTACATCGAGTGCGCCACGGACAACACCAACCGCTCGGTGGTGAACCTCAAGACCATCTTCAACAAGAACGGCGGCCAGATCGTGCAGAGCGGCCAGCTCGACTTCATGTTCAACCGCAAGGCGGTGGTGGAGTTCGAGGTCACGCCGGACATGAATCTTGAGGAAATCGAGTTCGCCCTGATCGACAGCGGTCTGGAGGAACTCAATGTCGAGGACGGCCTCGCCCGCGCGATCGCCCCCTACACGGAATTCTCCGCTTTGACCCAGGGCGTCGAAGGCCTCGGCATCGCCACCAAGAAAGCCGGCCTGGAGCGCATCCCGACCACTCCGGTGGAACTCACCGAGGCCCAGATGGACGAGGTGCAGGTGATTCTCGACAAGGTCGAGGATGACGACGACGTGCAGGTGGTGTTCACCAACATTGCCTGATCGGACCGATCAGGTATTGCCGGGGACGCGGACTGGAATCGTGTCCCCGGACAGCCGCTTGCGGAGTACGCCGGGCTTTTTCACGCTCTTTCCTTTGCCTCCGGCCCCGTTCGCGTGGAATGCTCCCGCCATGACGAAACCGGAGCGTGCCGCCCACGTGTCCCGCCGCTTGGAAGAGTTGTATCCGGAAACCCCGATTCCGCTCGACCACACGGACTCCTTCACGCTGCTGATCGCGGTGCTGCTGTCCGCGCAGTGTACGGACGTGCGGGTCAATCAGATCACGCCAGCCTTGTTCGCCCGCGCGAACACACCGCAGGCGATGATGAAGGTGCCGGAGGAAGAGATCCGTGAGATCATCCGTCCGTGTGGCCTTTCGCCGCAGAAATCATCCGCGATTTCGCGGCTGTCCCGCATTCTCGTGGAGGAGCACGGCGGCGGGGTGCCCGCGGATTTCGATGCCTTGGAGGCGCTGCCGGGTGTGGGCCACAAGACCGCCTCGGTGGTGATGTCCCAGGCTTTCGGCGTGCCCGCCTTTCCGGTCGATACGCACATCCACCGGCTGGCGAAGAGATGGAAACTGAGCTCCGGGAAAAACGTGGTCCAGACCGAGCGCGATCTGAAGAAGCTCTTCCCGCGCGATCGTTGGAACAAACTCCACCTCCAGATCATTTTCTACGGCCGCGAATACTGCTCCGCCCGCGGTTGTGATGGCACCAAGTGCCCGATCTGCCGCGAATTGTCCGAACGGAAGACGCCTGCGAAATCGTAACTCTCCTTCCATGTCATCTCCGCGATCCGTTTTGATCCCGTGTGCCGTCGCCGCCCTGATGGTGACGGTGCCAGCACGTGGAGCGGAGGACGCCGATCTGGGCAAGCTCGTCACCGAAGGCCTCGCGGCGATGGATGCCGAGAAATGGGACCAGGCCCTGCCCCTGATGATGAAGGCGGCGGATACCTACGACAAGGATGCGGCGAAGTTGTATGGCGCGCAGTTCGGAGTCGTCTGGTACCGGCGAGGGATCTGTGAATTGCAGATGCGGCGCTGGCAGGATGCGATGCGTTCGTTCGAGCGTTGTTATCAAGGTTATCCGAACACGCCGGAAGATCGTGGCAATCTTTACTACAAGAAGGCGCTGCTGAAATGGGGGGATGCGGCGGTCGGGGCGGGGGACTGGGATCTTGCGACCCGGATGTATCAGAAGTTCCTCGAAGAGCGGGACAAGGTTGCCGATTCGTTTCCGCAGGGGATGTTCCACATCAATCTGGCGGTCAGCCATCTGAAGCTGGGACATCTGCCGGAGGGCGGGGAGAATCTTGAGATCGCGCTGCGCAACAAGAACGTATTTCCGACTCCGGATGCCGCGTTGGTCACCGGCTTCCAGGAACTGGTGGCCGCGTCGATCAAGGAGAAGAGCGAGCAGGTGCTCATCGACTTCCTCACCAAGAACCGCGCCGATCTCACCTTCGCACCGGCGGATGCGGCCGCCTATGAACGCAGTTATCTGAAGCTGGCCGCGGATGTGACCGCGGCCGGGTTCACCCGCGCGGCTTTCGCCATCTATCAACTGGTGCCGGATACGGCGGTGGCGGTGGATGATTTGAAGGCTGCGATCGCCGCGCTTTCATCCCGGCCCGGAGTGGTCGATGACGGCCGTCTCGTGGATCGCGCGCGCATGCAGGCGGATCTGGCGAGGCTGGAGGAAGAACGTCGCGGTGGCCAGCCGGTGGAGGCGGTGAGATTGGCGGGCATCGCGCTCCTGCATGAGAAGGCGGGCAACCTCCGCGGAGCTTGTGCCGCGTATGAGCAACTGGAGCGTTACTACGAACGCTCCGCGAACCGGGAGGAGAATCTTTTCAATCTGGTGCGCACCGCTTCGCTCATCGGCGAGGGCATGAAGGCGGACACCTACGGCCGGAAGTTCATCGCCGCTTTTCCACGCTCCACCCATGCGCCGGAAATAAGGAAGACGCTGCTTTCCACTTTGTTCGCGGAGGGCCGTTACGAGCGTTGTATCGAGCTGGCGGAACCGCTGCTGGGCACCGTGGAAGCTGGCGGCGCGGAGCATGACCTGTGCCTGCATGTGCTTGGTGGCTCGCTCTATTACACCGGCCAGCATGCGAAGGCACGGCCGCTGTTGGACGATCATGTGGCGAAGTATCCGCGCAGCCGCTTCGCCCTTGAAGCGTTGTTCATGCAGGCCTCGAACCGCGCGCGATTGCAGGATT belongs to Luteolibacter ambystomatis and includes:
- the tsf gene encoding translation elongation factor Ts, which gives rise to MITASLVNDLRKKTNAGMMDCKRALEETQGDLEAAAKLLREKGIVKASSKADRAANEGIITARLSENGKSGILLEVNCETDFVSRNDNFQGFVNGLADTLIASSAADLDAAQQVSFLGAPVEETVKAKIAEVGENLQFRKYVRFDAAGEGAVSSYIHMGGKVGVLIEVGAGNAETASTAGFRELVKDLTLHIAAAAPRGLSREDIPADVVEAEKDIFRAQLADSGKPANIIENIINGKIAKYFAESCFLEQGFVKDPDTSITKLLEAKGKELGDTLTVRRFVRFGLGE
- a CDS encoding NPCBM/NEW2 domain-containing protein translates to MEDIRKFYAEEMEKTGFGPRTFNLDHAADGLINIHVVKGKQPYTHYSVPSGDEIRGECKAQFKAEGVDLENETIVLFCNMSNWDPEKRTISQNSPYYASGTNRNGCAWQVDSPILELSQLANKGDKVQDGQYGNISMGRYNSIFIGGIAHELGHALSLPHCLERKDQHEACGVSLMGSGNREYRAAQRGEGLGSFIPLVDALRLASHPLFCGSVKGMRDKPTAVPSDLSFKAEGKTIVVSGKVTSKVPVYGVIAYNDPAGGNDYDSPTATTVPAKDGRFTLTCTDLVANRSGELRLFFLESNGIPSGFLSHTPYAYAYNVNADGTADLRMIQAAELLKPLFAAAQQGGPQAAEAFKKTNFTGVDPVVRQAAESVVRQASGTAPKATPADEKAATCALATAKWTSAKTGYGPARSGMLPEAPWVFASGGRLFPDGLYAHASATYTYDLGGNWKTLSGSCGLIDGHDGSVGFRILGDGRELFKAAKVSEGKVRDYKVDVSGVKELQLLTDDAGDGPGSDWGAWLAPVLSR
- the rlmN gene encoding 23S rRNA (adenine(2503)-C(2))-methyltransferase RlmN → MTDPQPALTGMNPETLAEWLKGEGEPAFRAGQILNWIWKKKVASIDGMTNLSAALRAKLAEHFRLHALEHTHTQGSKDTTRKFLFRLHDHRYVESVLIPANPALYGEKSDRRTLCVSSQVGCAYGCKFCASGLAGFTRNLQPSEIAGQVLAAEMLSGERVDNLVFMGMGEPLANLDNLLAAVSIITSDWGLHLGARHLTISTSGLVPQIQKLADHPQQIRLAISLHGATDDVRGQIMPVNKKWGTAELFGALDYWNSKKKQHLTLEYILIDNVNDSLEQARILAGHARRLNAKVNLIPYNTVEGLEWVRPSETRCKAFRDILKNAGVSATLRLEKGHDIDAACGQLRLKQETEEGIIEAPMKQR
- a CDS encoding glycoside hydrolase N-terminal domain-containing protein; this translates as MRCLFALLLSVCCLTASPSELWYPQPAGTEAEAFPLGDGNGQPWRVYGDPKKERIEQGDTRITLEWLDGDQEPRNYRRALDLDTGVATATWKRGGSTITCTELASLADDVFLIHLLADMPGALGFRTGFAEPGTKPTGNRGELAASKSRLWVFPFESEVAPEGNDMVVRGEGEALIVVSTGAGSLAKLAAKYDPGAEHPDASKLWHKALEAHVSAHRTRMGGCVIDLGGHEAAAKPTDERLKASNWQTNDPGLAVLMDQYGRYLTRLCLPATVKSDVRSKLVEEKNGTVILLPALPEEWKDGSVKNLPVGAAEMIPEYTVDMAWKDGRVTQYEIHRSQPTGPEKVKVRINGSETETTVR
- the rpsB gene encoding 30S ribosomal protein S2, whose protein sequence is MINELISEMVDAGVHYGHQTKKWNPKMKPFLMKDKGGIYIINLEKTVQQLDKAADFLSELAGKGKKILFVGCKRQAQDAVREAAEATGQFYVNHRWLGGMLTNSATVRKSVERLKYLENIEKQPEFKAMSKKELAALGREREKLLRNLKGVRGMEQKPDAVVIVDSARESIAVAEARRLEIPIVAIVDTNADPSVVQYPIPANDDAIRSIRIVLQNLVDAIVVSAKA
- a CDS encoding YebC/PmpR family DNA-binding transcriptional regulator translates to MGRAFECRRRAKEARWDTMSRVFPKLSKAITMAAKNGGPDPAGNAPLRMAIANAKAQNLPKDKIDAAIKRAAGNDAADIVEVYYEGKGPHGSLFYIECATDNTNRSVVNLKTIFNKNGGQIVQSGQLDFMFNRKAVVEFEVTPDMNLEEIEFALIDSGLEELNVEDGLARAIAPYTEFSALTQGVEGLGIATKKAGLERIPTTPVELTEAQMDEVQVILDKVEDDDDVQVVFTNIA
- a CDS encoding tetratricopeptide repeat protein translates to MSSPRSVLIPCAVAALMVTVPARGAEDADLGKLVTEGLAAMDAEKWDQALPLMMKAADTYDKDAAKLYGAQFGVVWYRRGICELQMRRWQDAMRSFERCYQGYPNTPEDRGNLYYKKALLKWGDAAVGAGDWDLATRMYQKFLEERDKVADSFPQGMFHINLAVSHLKLGHLPEGGENLEIALRNKNVFPTPDAALVTGFQELVAASIKEKSEQVLIDFLTKNRADLTFAPADAAAYERSYLKLAADVTAAGFTRAAFAIYQLVPDTAVAVDDLKAAIAALSSRPGVVDDGRLVDRARMQADLARLEEERRGGQPVEAVRLAGIALLHEKAGNLRGACAAYEQLERYYERSANREENLFNLVRTASLIGEGMKADTYGRKFIAAFPRSTHAPEIRKTLLSTLFAEGRYERCIELAEPLLGTVEAGGAEHDLCLHVLGGSLYYTGQHAKARPLLDDHVAKYPRSRFALEALFMQASNRARLQDWPKAAELLDGVLAKCDQAPGNPFTSYALYDRACCHAALQESAPALNLVARLEKEFPEADNLDEVMNLKGALLLAANDFSGAGAAYKKAGELAGSREHAAVEEESKAGLARLREMQAKKKSEGEGRPKR
- the nth gene encoding endonuclease III, coding for MTKPERAAHVSRRLEELYPETPIPLDHTDSFTLLIAVLLSAQCTDVRVNQITPALFARANTPQAMMKVPEEEIREIIRPCGLSPQKSSAISRLSRILVEEHGGGVPADFDALEALPGVGHKTASVVMSQAFGVPAFPVDTHIHRLAKRWKLSSGKNVVQTERDLKKLFPRDRWNKLHLQIIFYGREYCSARGCDGTKCPICRELSERKTPAKS
- a CDS encoding LamG-like jellyroll fold domain-containing protein; protein product: MHTETDFTRMRAKVKSGQSPWKEGWDKLCASSQAQLNWKPRPTEIVVRGGQGQNFPLLFNDVHASYQLALRWKISGETSYADKAVEILNAWSGTMKELNGNADRFLGVGIYGYQFANAAEIMRTYPGWKREDFARFQQMMLKVFYPKNQQFLQGHNGAAITNYWANWDLCNIAAMQAIGILCDRRDIYDEAMSYFQNGKGNGAFDKAIYYVHDGNLGQWQEAGRDQGHTTLGIALMGPIMETAWNQGQDWYSRDNNRFLAGAEYVAKYNLGQDVPFEPYIWGTGPKGDRKEQTVVSADGRPAFRAGYELVYNHYVNRMGLAAPYSAQFAAHVRPEGGGGGHASSFDQLGFGTLTATRDPEVKYPKPSGLVVRKREGKAVLSWWGAQGAESYTVKRATTAEGPYTTVAGGIKDLLTYTDAPAGNSFYTVTATKAGKESAPSNVVSFASAPVQGVYLKFDETAGTTVANAASSSATGLLPNKGLWSQGRMGNAVLLNGKDQYVQLPAGVVSKLSGFTIATWVNLESTATWSRIFDFGDDRGQWMYLTPNRGNGMPRFEVSTVYGYNAQRIEGTIAFPAKEWVHVAVTLSGGKGTLYLNGVEAGSNPAIDFPPFRLGNTPRNWIGRSQTDRDPYLNGKVDEFRIYDGALTPAQIAELAKAK